In the genome of Croceimicrobium hydrocarbonivorans, one region contains:
- the hutH gene encoding histidine ammonia-lyase, with translation MPSTNSTFKISAAHLSLSELHRLFHASHDVELSEEARQKVEYCRNYLDQKIEREENPVYGINTGFGSLCNVAIEGKDLKRLQLNLVRSHACGSGERIAPSYVKLMLLLKARGLSYGLSGVSPSTIEQLLFFYNNEIIPEVFEQGSLGASGDLAPLAHLSLALMGEGRVHYQGEYRDSSEVLARFERPAVDLRSKEGIALLNGTQFMLSLGIMASFELRKLAYLADRIAALSLEAFDGRPEPFDDLIHAARPHKGQRDTAAQIRAVLEGSEMISRKKVHVQDPYSFRCIPQVHGASKDALAYAEQVFETELNSVTDNPTIFPDEDKIISGGNFHGQTLALALDHLALATAEWANISERRTYLLISGQRDLPAFLVAKPGLNSGLMIAQYTAASVVSQNKQLCTPASADSIVSSNGQEDHVSMGANAATKLQKVVDNLKTVLAIELMTASQAFYFRQEKTSEELSALLSAFREKVPFIDEDRILHHDIQAARSFIEEFKVESEQIYA, from the coding sequence ATGCCAAGCACTAATTCAACTTTCAAAATCAGCGCGGCGCATTTAAGCCTCTCCGAACTTCATCGTTTATTTCATGCTTCACATGATGTAGAATTAAGTGAGGAAGCACGACAAAAGGTAGAATATTGTAGAAATTACCTGGACCAGAAAATTGAAAGGGAAGAGAATCCGGTTTATGGCATTAATACCGGTTTTGGCTCACTTTGTAATGTGGCCATTGAGGGTAAAGATTTAAAAAGACTGCAACTGAACCTGGTTCGCTCTCATGCCTGTGGAAGTGGTGAGAGGATTGCACCCTCTTATGTGAAATTAATGCTCCTCCTAAAGGCTCGTGGCTTGTCTTATGGCCTTAGTGGTGTGAGCCCTTCTACCATTGAGCAATTGCTGTTTTTTTACAATAATGAAATCATTCCCGAAGTATTCGAACAAGGTTCATTGGGTGCTTCAGGCGATTTAGCTCCCTTAGCTCATTTAAGTCTGGCCTTAATGGGGGAGGGAAGAGTACATTATCAAGGTGAATACCGCGACTCCTCAGAAGTTTTAGCTCGATTTGAAAGACCGGCAGTCGACCTGCGCTCCAAAGAAGGAATCGCCCTTTTAAATGGTACTCAGTTCATGCTGTCTTTAGGTATTATGGCGAGCTTCGAATTACGCAAGCTGGCCTATTTGGCCGATCGTATTGCAGCCTTGTCATTAGAGGCATTCGACGGTCGCCCAGAACCTTTTGATGATTTAATCCATGCCGCCCGTCCTCATAAAGGACAAAGAGATACCGCTGCTCAAATTCGTGCTGTATTAGAAGGCAGTGAGATGATTAGTCGGAAAAAGGTTCATGTGCAGGATCCTTATTCTTTCCGCTGCATCCCACAGGTACATGGAGCTAGTAAGGATGCCTTAGCCTATGCCGAACAGGTATTTGAAACGGAATTGAATTCTGTTACCGATAATCCTACCATTTTCCCTGATGAGGATAAAATCATCAGTGGTGGTAATTTCCACGGCCAAACATTAGCCTTGGCCCTTGATCATTTGGCTTTAGCTACGGCGGAATGGGCTAATATCTCCGAGCGTAGAACCTACTTATTGATTTCCGGACAAAGAGATTTACCAGCATTTTTAGTGGCCAAACCCGGTTTGAATAGTGGTTTAATGATTGCTCAATACACAGCAGCCTCCGTGGTGAGTCAGAACAAGCAATTATGTACTCCAGCCTCTGCTGATAGCATTGTATCTTCTAATGGTCAAGAAGATCATGTAAGCATGGGAGCCAATGCGGCTACTAAACTGCAAAAGGTGGTAGACAATTTGAAAACTGTATTAGCGATAGAGTTGATGACGGCTTCTCAAGCTTTCTATTTCCGCCAAGAAAAAACCTCTGAGGAGCTGAGTGCATTGCTAAGTGCCTTCCGAGAGAAAGTACCCTTTATTGATGAGGATCGGATTTTACATCACGATATTCAAGCAGCCAGAAGTTTTATTGAAGAATTTAAGGTAGAGTCTGAGCAGATTTACGCTTAG
- the truA gene encoding tRNA pseudouridine(38-40) synthase TruA, whose product MRYFLKLAYRGTAFHGWQIQPNAISVQELINQKLSLILGHPINIVGAGRTDTGVHAREMYAHFDWDQPIADEGKLLNGLNKMLSPDVVIEAILPVKDDAHARFDATERAYEYHIQRKRSPFSGDLASPIFIPLDFEAMQSAAKRLIFKGDFSSFSKSKTQTKTNICELREAYWEQRGELWIFHVRADRFLRNMVRAIVGSLLEVGKGRMTEAEFVDMIAAKDRRLAGESAPAQGLYLTRVLYPNDIFLNG is encoded by the coding sequence TTGCGATATTTTTTAAAATTAGCGTACCGCGGCACCGCCTTTCACGGATGGCAAATTCAGCCTAATGCGATTAGCGTACAGGAACTTATAAATCAGAAACTTTCTTTGATTTTAGGTCACCCTATAAATATTGTGGGGGCAGGACGAACTGATACGGGTGTGCATGCACGAGAAATGTATGCCCATTTTGATTGGGACCAGCCCATTGCGGATGAAGGTAAATTACTCAATGGCCTTAATAAGATGCTGTCGCCTGATGTGGTTATCGAGGCAATTTTGCCGGTAAAGGATGATGCACATGCACGCTTCGATGCGACCGAAAGGGCCTATGAATACCATATCCAGCGCAAGCGCAGTCCTTTTTCAGGAGATTTGGCCAGCCCCATATTTATCCCATTGGATTTCGAGGCTATGCAATCGGCCGCAAAACGATTAATATTTAAAGGCGATTTCAGTTCCTTTTCCAAATCGAAAACCCAAACTAAAACGAATATTTGCGAGCTTCGCGAAGCCTATTGGGAGCAGCGCGGAGAGCTGTGGATTTTCCATGTTCGAGCCGATCGATTTTTACGCAATATGGTGCGGGCCATCGTTGGAAGCTTGCTGGAGGTAGGGAAGGGCCGTATGACCGAGGCGGAATTTGTAGATATGATCGCCGCCAAAGATCGCCGCTTGGCGGGTGAATCGGCTCCGGCTCAAGGCTTATATTTAACCCGGGTTTTATACCCAAACGATATTTTCTTAAATGGCTAA
- a CDS encoding YeiH family protein — MKKQIGTPLFLILLILSLSPWIGPPLAMVLGFLYQLIFPNPLGAKNKDAINWSLKSAVVGLGFGINANQALASSSEGLVLTIFSIASTLLLGWILGKALKLNFTSSYLLSSGTAICGGSAIAAMSPILKAEEKDISMALGTVFLLNSVALLIFPSIGTWLNLSQVDFGTWAAIAIHDTSSVVGAAAAYGEEALEIATTIKLVRALWIIPLALITSLFLRKGGKIKFPYFILLFLAAMLLNTFVGLPQELSGGISMIARRILTATLFLVGAGISIEKIKSAGWRALLLGLLLWLFIGIGSLTAILYI; from the coding sequence TTGAAAAAACAAATCGGTACTCCCTTATTCCTGATCCTACTCATTTTGAGTTTAAGTCCTTGGATTGGACCTCCCTTAGCCATGGTACTCGGCTTCCTGTATCAGTTAATATTCCCCAATCCTTTAGGAGCCAAAAATAAAGATGCTATAAACTGGTCCTTAAAATCGGCGGTAGTAGGTTTAGGCTTTGGCATCAATGCCAATCAGGCCTTAGCCAGCAGCAGTGAAGGTTTAGTACTTACCATTTTCAGCATTGCTAGCACCTTGCTTTTAGGTTGGATCTTAGGCAAAGCCCTCAAGCTCAATTTCACCAGTAGTTATCTCTTATCCAGTGGTACAGCTATTTGCGGCGGTAGCGCCATTGCGGCGATGTCACCCATTCTTAAGGCCGAGGAAAAGGATATCAGCATGGCTTTAGGCACTGTATTCCTCTTAAACTCTGTGGCTCTATTAATTTTTCCCAGCATTGGAACATGGTTAAACCTTAGTCAAGTTGATTTTGGTACCTGGGCCGCAATTGCAATTCATGATACCAGTTCAGTAGTAGGAGCTGCTGCCGCTTACGGTGAAGAAGCTCTGGAAATTGCCACCACTATTAAATTAGTACGCGCGCTCTGGATCATTCCCTTGGCCTTAATTACCAGCCTCTTCCTTCGTAAAGGAGGGAAAATAAAATTCCCTTATTTCATTTTGCTATTCTTAGCCGCAATGCTCTTAAACACTTTTGTTGGCTTACCACAAGAATTAAGTGGTGGTATCAGCATGATTGCCCGTCGTATCCTCACCGCCACCCTTTTCCTGGTTGGGGCCGGTATTTCTATCGAAAAGATCAAGTCTGCGGGCTGGCGAGCACTATTACTGGGCTTATTACTCTGGCTTTTTATAGGTATCGGCAGCCTCACTGCCATCCTCTATATTTAA
- a CDS encoding J domain-containing protein, whose protein sequence is MENYFKILGLSPDADLQEVKKAYRRLALKYHPDLQSGNEEHFKKIVEAYEMIRSHIKSRSSRREMSPEELLRFYELLKAAAEEKAKQKAFERAARVRAKKIEDQNRAYSLAVYSLIGIVVLAFFSYKSYFWIIDYEIDSNPAQTMAKVVGIENHRVVYQFVVGDEVYEERAYVKGSGIKMYAANGMPLKIGDQFVLRYRKDDPYFHDLNTYSVASHTFNRYIDLASEAILQYSYNKMEEEPNLIKKVEARCMAYLIYQKFGIEGLASCYHFDTHPFDHFKDNSLSWYFFWDKDEVREIREACRIPQA, encoded by the coding sequence TTGGAGAATTATTTTAAGATTCTTGGTTTAAGTCCTGATGCCGATCTGCAGGAAGTGAAAAAAGCTTATCGCCGATTGGCGCTTAAGTACCACCCTGATTTGCAGAGTGGGAACGAAGAGCATTTCAAAAAGATAGTGGAAGCTTATGAAATGATTCGGTCGCATATTAAGTCACGATCGAGTAGACGGGAAATGAGCCCGGAGGAGCTATTGCGTTTTTATGAGTTATTGAAGGCTGCGGCAGAGGAAAAGGCAAAGCAAAAAGCCTTTGAAAGGGCGGCCAGAGTGCGAGCAAAGAAGATTGAAGATCAAAACAGAGCCTATAGCCTCGCCGTTTATTCCCTAATTGGTATTGTGGTACTGGCCTTTTTCTCTTACAAGTCTTATTTCTGGATTATTGATTATGAAATTGATAGTAATCCGGCACAAACGATGGCGAAGGTGGTGGGAATCGAGAATCATCGCGTGGTATATCAGTTTGTAGTAGGGGATGAGGTATATGAGGAGCGCGCCTATGTAAAAGGCAGTGGCATTAAGATGTACGCAGCGAATGGTATGCCTCTAAAAATTGGTGATCAATTCGTATTGCGGTATCGTAAAGATGATCCCTACTTTCACGATTTAAATACTTATTCAGTGGCTAGCCATACTTTTAATCGCTATATCGATTTAGCGAGCGAGGCCATTCTTCAATATTCTTATAATAAAATGGAGGAGGAGCCGAATCTTATTAAAAAGGTGGAGGCCCGTTGCATGGCCTATTTGATTTACCAGAAATTCGGAATTGAGGGCTTAGCTAGCTGCTACCATTTTGATACTCATCCCTTTGATCATTTCAAAGACAATAGCTTAAGCTGGTATTTCTTTTGGGATAAGGATGAAGTAAGGGAAATCCGCGAAGCTTGCCGGATTCCTCAGGCATGA
- the hisS gene encoding histidine--tRNA ligase: MASKASNPRGTRDLLPEVMVQREYILEILKTTFRKYGFLPIETPALEKLETLTGKYGEEGDRLIFKVLPRGDKFEKAFREGDAQEAREKLNHNLEEALRYDLTVPFARFVVQNHNALHFPFKRYQIQPVWRADRPSKGRYREFYQCDADVVGSSSLWQEVDFIGIYKQVFSDLGLPIRVKMNHRKVLQGLTEKFGVENDFQAFTVALDKLDKVGLAGVQKEMSERGLAQGALDALAFVAGLSGSNTEVLSQLEAEISETTSGKAGLEEIRFVIDACSELGQEDVLDLDFTLARGLDYYTGAIFEVKAVDLELGSIGGGGRYDDLTGIFGLKDLPGIGISFGLDRIQLALEEKGLFPAMTHSGTDMLMVNFGDKEALFANKLAAQLRELGLKTELYPDAVKMKKQLDYANKKGIRYVLLIGSQEMEEGLFTLKDMQEGSQRKLGAIELLEAFNTSQNNKHAKH; encoded by the coding sequence ATGGCCTCTAAAGCATCCAACCCTCGTGGTACCCGTGATCTTCTTCCAGAAGTGATGGTTCAGCGAGAGTATATCCTGGAAATTTTAAAGACTACCTTTCGGAAATACGGCTTTTTGCCTATCGAAACTCCTGCCCTGGAAAAGTTGGAAACCCTTACCGGTAAATATGGTGAGGAAGGAGATCGATTAATTTTCAAAGTTCTTCCAAGGGGAGATAAATTCGAGAAAGCCTTCCGTGAGGGTGATGCTCAGGAAGCACGTGAAAAATTGAATCATAATTTAGAAGAGGCCTTACGTTATGATTTAACGGTTCCCTTTGCTCGATTTGTGGTGCAAAATCACAATGCCTTGCACTTCCCATTTAAACGTTATCAAATTCAGCCAGTTTGGCGCGCTGACCGTCCATCAAAAGGACGATACCGCGAATTTTATCAATGCGATGCCGATGTAGTTGGCTCTTCCTCGCTGTGGCAAGAAGTTGATTTTATCGGAATCTATAAGCAGGTCTTTTCAGATTTGGGATTGCCCATTCGGGTTAAGATGAACCACCGTAAGGTATTACAGGGCTTAACCGAAAAGTTTGGCGTTGAAAATGACTTCCAGGCTTTTACCGTGGCTTTGGATAAGTTGGATAAGGTAGGTTTGGCAGGCGTTCAAAAAGAAATGAGCGAACGTGGCTTAGCCCAAGGGGCCTTGGATGCCTTGGCTTTCGTGGCTGGATTAAGCGGTAGCAATACCGAAGTATTGAGTCAATTGGAAGCTGAAATATCTGAAACCACCTCTGGCAAGGCAGGTTTAGAGGAAATCAGATTTGTGATTGATGCTTGTTCTGAGCTGGGGCAGGAAGATGTTTTGGATTTAGACTTTACTCTGGCTCGAGGCCTGGATTATTATACCGGTGCAATTTTCGAAGTGAAAGCGGTGGACCTTGAATTAGGCTCAATTGGCGGCGGTGGCCGTTATGATGACCTTACCGGAATCTTCGGATTAAAAGATTTACCAGGAATCGGGATTTCCTTTGGATTGGATCGCATTCAATTAGCGCTGGAAGAAAAAGGCCTTTTTCCGGCTATGACCCATTCCGGAACCGATATGTTGATGGTGAACTTTGGTGATAAAGAAGCTCTCTTTGCCAATAAATTAGCTGCGCAGCTGCGGGAGCTAGGCCTGAAAACGGAGCTCTATCCGGATGCGGTGAAAATGAAAAAGCAGTTGGACTATGCCAATAAAAAAGGCATCCGCTATGTACTATTGATAGGTTCTCAAGAAATGGAAGAAGGCTTATTTACTCTTAAGGATATGCAAGAGGGAAGCCAGCGAAAACTTGGAGCCATCGAACTATTAGAAGCTTTTAATACCTCTCAAAATAACAAACATGCCAAGCACTAA
- a CDS encoding DUF3575 domain-containing protein — protein MRRWIFLSFLWLPVLVQAQYYSLGVNSGASFFRGETTAEGQLLSEPGIHLAAVYNKWIPLDERWQISGILDINAMNSRIKTGEGSLPELQAYSFILSPMVGIRYYFDRDLKDYVPEKYQDAFFLALYAGISMNKNQYQIPNEFTTENPYYSSDWGLSFSNMIQGGYRIFLNSHWSVEAQASLKYGTSDNWDAFNGTTNLKDWIFTTGLGLSYAFDFWR, from the coding sequence ATGAGAAGATGGATTTTTCTGAGCTTTTTGTGGCTGCCTGTTCTAGTACAGGCGCAATACTACAGTCTGGGAGTAAATTCGGGTGCTTCCTTTTTTAGAGGTGAAACAACGGCCGAAGGACAATTACTAAGTGAACCGGGCATTCACCTGGCCGCAGTGTATAATAAGTGGATTCCTCTTGATGAACGTTGGCAGATCAGTGGCATTTTGGATATCAATGCCATGAATTCTCGCATTAAAACTGGCGAAGGCAGTTTACCGGAGCTGCAGGCCTACTCCTTTATTCTGAGTCCAATGGTCGGTATCCGCTATTACTTTGATCGCGACTTAAAGGACTATGTACCGGAAAAATATCAAGATGCTTTTTTTCTGGCCTTGTATGCGGGAATAAGTATGAACAAGAACCAATATCAAATCCCGAATGAATTTACCACGGAGAATCCCTATTACTCCAGTGATTGGGGCCTATCCTTCAGTAATATGATTCAAGGGGGCTATCGTATATTCTTGAATTCGCATTGGAGTGTGGAAGCCCAGGCATCATTAAAATATGGTACCAGTGATAATTGGGATGCCTTTAATGGTACCACCAATTTGAAAGATTGGATATTCACCACAGGATTAGGGCTTTCCTATGCTTTTGATTTCTGGCGATAA
- a CDS encoding ABC transporter ATP-binding protein, giving the protein MAKSVSGKAFDLHLLAKILKYAKPYRFVFYGSFVLTLVLSALSTTRPILIQYVIDNFISEGNLQGLTNYMLILTVLLVMEALVQFLFIFGANYLGQSIIRDLRVQLFEHILSFKLKYFDQTPIGTLVTRAVSDIETIADIFAQGILVIFGDLLKILVMVSAMFYFFDYRLVLISLSVVPVLYYATRLFQLKIKSAFQDVRTQVAELNAFVQEHISGMNVVQIFNREKAELNRFKEINAKHREANIRSIWYFSIFLPVIEIMSAISIGLVVWYGGLEAASLSAKHSLQIWMYDSFNWDTSSLIREITLGEITAIIIFVNMLFRPLRQLADRFNTLQMGMVSSERVFKILDTKDRIEDKGELELSEVKGEIEFRNVTFGYKEGEPIIKDLSFKAEPGKMLAIVGATGAGKSTLINLLGRFYEIWSGEILLDGVDIRKVKLSSLREHLAVVLQDVFLFSDSIRNNITLNKDISHEEVTAAAEFIGVSDFIETLPDQYDYDVQERGNMLSVGQRQLLSFLRAYVSNPSVLILDEATSSIDTQSENLIQKAIEKITKGRTSVVIAHRLATIKAADKILVMDKGRVVEEGKHQELLDKGGYYARLYQMQFKSEENSPA; this is encoded by the coding sequence ATGGCTAAAAGCGTTAGCGGTAAAGCATTTGACTTACATCTTTTAGCAAAAATCCTAAAGTACGCGAAGCCCTATCGTTTCGTGTTTTACGGATCTTTTGTGCTCACCTTGGTATTAAGTGCCCTTTCTACCACGCGTCCAATATTGATCCAATATGTGATCGATAACTTCATCAGTGAAGGCAATTTGCAAGGCTTAACGAATTATATGCTCATCCTCACTGTTTTATTGGTGATGGAAGCATTGGTACAGTTCCTATTTATATTCGGGGCTAACTATTTAGGGCAGAGTATTATTCGCGATTTGCGCGTACAGCTTTTTGAACATATTCTTTCCTTCAAGCTGAAGTATTTCGACCAAACTCCCATCGGTACTCTGGTTACCCGTGCAGTTAGCGATATTGAAACCATTGCCGATATTTTTGCTCAGGGCATTCTGGTAATCTTTGGGGATCTGCTTAAGATCCTGGTTATGGTAAGTGCCATGTTCTATTTCTTCGATTACCGTTTGGTTTTAATCTCCCTTTCGGTGGTTCCGGTTTTATACTACGCTACTCGATTGTTTCAATTGAAGATTAAATCTGCTTTCCAGGATGTACGCACCCAGGTGGCCGAACTCAATGCCTTTGTGCAAGAGCATATTAGTGGGATGAATGTGGTGCAGATCTTTAACCGCGAGAAAGCTGAGCTTAATCGCTTTAAGGAAATAAATGCCAAGCATCGGGAGGCTAATATTCGTTCCATTTGGTATTTCTCCATTTTCTTACCGGTAATTGAAATTATGAGTGCCATCAGTATTGGACTTGTGGTTTGGTATGGAGGCTTAGAAGCGGCCAGTTTATCGGCGAAGCACAGTTTACAGATTTGGATGTACGATAGCTTTAATTGGGATACCAGTTCCTTAATTCGGGAAATCACCTTAGGTGAAATCACGGCCATCATCATTTTTGTGAATATGCTCTTCCGTCCCTTACGTCAGTTAGCGGATCGCTTTAATACTCTGCAAATGGGTATGGTAAGTAGTGAAAGGGTATTCAAAATATTGGACACCAAAGATCGAATTGAGGATAAGGGCGAATTGGAATTATCGGAGGTAAAAGGCGAAATCGAATTTCGGAATGTCACCTTTGGTTATAAGGAGGGCGAGCCCATCATCAAAGATTTAAGCTTTAAAGCCGAGCCCGGTAAAATGCTGGCCATAGTAGGAGCAACCGGTGCTGGAAAATCAACCTTGATAAACCTGCTCGGGCGCTTTTATGAAATCTGGTCTGGTGAAATTCTCTTAGATGGAGTAGATATCCGTAAGGTGAAATTGAGCAGCCTACGTGAGCATTTAGCCGTGGTACTGCAAGATGTTTTCCTCTTTAGTGATAGCATACGCAATAATATTACCCTCAATAAAGATATCTCACATGAAGAGGTTACGGCTGCTGCCGAATTCATTGGGGTAAGCGACTTTATTGAAACTTTACCTGATCAATATGACTACGATGTACAGGAGCGTGGCAATATGCTTTCGGTAGGTCAACGTCAGCTGCTTTCTTTTTTAAGGGCTTATGTTTCAAATCCTTCCGTATTGATTTTGGATGAAGCTACCAGTTCCATTGATACCCAAAGTGAGAACCTGATTCAAAAAGCCATTGAAAAAATCACCAAGGGAAGAACTTCAGTTGTGATTGCGCACCGTTTGGCAACTATTAAAGCCGCGGATAAGATTTTGGTGATGGATAAGGGAAGAGTAGTGGAAGAAGGCAAGCATCAAGAATTGTTGGATAAAGGTGGATACTATGCTCGTCTGTATCAGATGCAGTTCAAATCGGAAGAAAATTCTCCTGCTTAA
- a CDS encoding SPFH domain-containing protein, with product MAQYIILVVVGLILLIFGLFIVKQQQVAIVERFGKFIGIRKPGLHVLIPMVDRVSGRMSLRIQQLDVIVETKTKDDVFVQMKVSVQFVVLEDAVYDAFYKLDNPHEQIRSYVFDTVRAEVPKLRLDDVFEKKDDIAIAIRRELEEAMNTYGYGIIKALVTDIDPDDAVKSAMNRINAAERQKTAAEYEGEAERIRIVAKATAEAESKRLQGQGIADQRREIAKGLEESVEVLNQVGINSQEASALIVITQHYDTLHAVSEGTNSNLILLPNSPNAASNMLNDLVSSFAVGNKVAEMNQNIKPE from the coding sequence ATGGCTCAATACATTATTTTGGTCGTTGTCGGCCTGATTCTTCTAATCTTCGGTCTATTCATTGTGAAGCAACAGCAAGTAGCTATTGTTGAACGTTTTGGAAAGTTTATCGGAATTCGCAAACCTGGTTTACATGTTCTCATCCCAATGGTCGATCGGGTATCTGGTCGCATGAGCTTAAGAATCCAACAGCTTGATGTAATTGTAGAAACCAAGACTAAAGATGATGTTTTCGTGCAAATGAAAGTATCGGTGCAGTTCGTGGTTTTAGAAGATGCAGTTTATGATGCCTTCTACAAATTGGATAATCCGCATGAGCAAATTCGCAGTTATGTATTTGATACCGTGCGTGCCGAGGTCCCCAAACTTCGTTTGGATGATGTTTTCGAGAAAAAAGACGATATCGCCATTGCCATCCGTCGTGAATTGGAAGAAGCAATGAATACCTATGGCTATGGAATTATTAAAGCTCTGGTTACCGATATTGATCCAGATGATGCTGTAAAAAGTGCAATGAACCGCATTAATGCCGCGGAACGCCAGAAAACAGCCGCCGAATACGAAGGTGAAGCGGAAAGAATTCGCATCGTAGCTAAGGCTACTGCGGAGGCAGAAAGCAAGCGTTTACAAGGTCAAGGTATTGCCGATCAACGTCGCGAAATTGCCAAAGGTTTGGAAGAATCCGTAGAGGTTTTAAATCAGGTAGGAATTAATTCTCAGGAAGCTTCTGCTCTGATTGTTATTACCCAACATTATGATACGCTGCATGCCGTGAGTGAAGGAACTAATAGTAATTTAATCCTATTACCAAATAGTCCAAATGCTGCGAGTAATATGTTAAATGATTTAGTTTCATCCTTTGCCGTTGGGAATAAAGTGGCGGAGATGAATCAAAACATTAAACCAGAATAA
- a CDS encoding autotransporter domain-containing protein has translation MKNTFLKILGLVCLSTYLLQAQNMVNYNLNGMVVQGEASGGSVVSDDIALGFGLGYDFPFANPRFEFAVKLDYLWINLDYIADENPTNISIMRGTMNQFSASGGLNIYLNNSHNVANLYQPFRPYMQILTGIIAQSNSLETSGNFNFPSVDGFLILPVVELGGGAKVRINPQWSLNFNIGFRTTFSDDIDGLIGSTASPDIMGILRMGVSKRL, from the coding sequence ATGAAAAATACCTTTTTAAAGATTCTTGGCTTAGTTTGTCTAAGTACCTACCTATTGCAAGCCCAGAACATGGTTAATTACAACCTAAATGGCATGGTGGTTCAGGGTGAAGCCTCTGGAGGTAGTGTAGTAAGTGATGATATTGCTTTGGGCTTCGGACTGGGCTATGATTTCCCCTTCGCCAATCCCCGATTTGAATTTGCAGTTAAACTGGATTATTTGTGGATTAACCTTGATTATATCGCGGATGAAAATCCCACGAATATCTCGATAATGCGAGGTACCATGAACCAATTTTCAGCAAGTGGTGGCCTTAACATTTACTTGAATAATAGTCATAATGTGGCAAATTTATACCAGCCTTTTCGCCCCTATATGCAAATCCTAACGGGTATAATTGCCCAATCTAACTCCTTAGAAACTTCAGGTAATTTTAATTTCCCCAGTGTAGATGGTTTTCTTATCCTTCCGGTGGTAGAACTTGGTGGTGGTGCGAAAGTCCGAATTAACCCTCAATGGTCCCTAAATTTTAATATCGGTTTTAGAACTACCTTTTCTGATGATATTGATGGCTTGATTGGTTCTACAGCCAGTCCCGATATTATGGGGATTTTACGCATGGGGGTTTCCAAAAGGCTATAA